The DNA region CCCTACCAGCTGTAAACACCTCCTAGCCGCATTTCCTTGTGAGCCACCAAATAAGGGCTAGGAGTAAAGAAATACTAATTGGATCCTGGAGATGCTGCCCCCTAGAGAGCAGTATCAAACTGTGTGTTGTGTGTACAGGTGGGTTGTGGGTACTGGCATTGGTGACTGATCAGTGCATGTGACATAGGGTGAAAATCTGCACATCCATGTTCAAAAAGCATTGGGAGGTGGGGCGAGGGCTGCTACTGTCTTATCAAAATGAACAGTCAAAATGGACACTGTGAGCCCTTTCAAAGGTCTGTTATCAGCACTATTTtcaaacaggtttttttttttttgttaggccggtagtttattaagaaaatgaaagaagagaaatggggaaaaaataacaaattatgggTCACAGATATACTTGCAGGTTGGTCCAGGTGGAGAGAGGAAACGGGGCAAAACTACaaatccccattacagattataaatccccagtgTAGTTGGGTGCTAATctaggcaggagagaaagggccAAAACAGGAAAAagggtttaaaaataaaagtgtgaTTTGGCTTCtgcgcttgctttttaaaccattaattactccACCCCTTCAAACGGCTTTTTGAACTTGGCTGACTCCGGAGTTCAAGGTCGCCTTCCCCTTCTCTGCTGAACGTTTAGAGGTCTCCTGTCCCAGGGGAGGAGCTTCCTCCCCCCGCAGTGATTCTCAGCGTCTTGGGCTCTGGTTTTGTGGAAAGGACTTTTGGAAACGCAACATGTGAAGAAAGCAGCCTGCGCGGGTCTCAGCCCGTGCCCGAGGGACAGTCCCTTCTTTATCTCCAGCCACGCAGGTTTTATAAGTCCTCAAGACTTCATTTTCTGACGTCTGAGGCCTGCTTCCCACAACAAGGCTATGCAGGGAGAGCAGATGAGGGTGGGATGGCAGTGGGGGGTGCAGATGTCTTACCGCCTGCCTTTTCTCTCAGGATTGGCCTCGTTGCTTCATCAGATTCGCCCAAGGTCGGCTTAGCGGCAATTCCTTGTAGGCTTGGACAGGCTGCTAGATCATATTACTGGTTACCAGGGCTGTTAAAATGCCACGGGAATGTGTAAATGTGTAGGTAGGTGTGGAGAGATGGCAGGGCATGCGGGGGGGACGCTGGCCTTGCGCTCCCTGCTTTGgatgccctccccccccccccccactagcTAAGAGCACCCTCGGGTCCCACCTTCCCACGTTGTTGCTTGGTTAACTCCTGCTTGTCAAGAGTCAGCGCAGCAGCATCTCGGGGAAGTCTTTCCTGAACTCCCAGGCCAAATGCCCTTCTCTGATGTGATCTCTACTTTCACATTGTGTTGAGTGTTAGATTACAGGGAGACACTAATATTCAGCTTCGTAAGAGCGACTCTTGTCCAGTGGGGAGGCCACCCCCATCAGATTACAAGGGATTTGAATACCCAGCATTGGAAGAGGGGCCAGGAGGAGAGAGTGCTGTAGTACTCACTAGTTTTTCAATTTAATGTATATAAAAAGCTAAAGCTATCTAATTATGTATAGCTGATTAACCTAGACAGGACTTTATTAAAAAGCTCTCTTCCAGAAAAGAAATTGTATACCAAAATTATTTAATGaaaatccatttatttatgttttgttaATGATGCATAAAGATATAAAATTCCACACAAATTTTCCACTAATAAATGCAAatgtaaataaagacaaattacttttaaataattaaaaatattttaaccatTATTGATGGACTTGCTCTCAATGAAGTCTATATGTGAAATAATTCTGAAGCtataaatgagattaaaattcACTTGATAATCAAATAAATCATACTCTTCCATAATGCAATCAATTATTTATCGAAGAGAAAacatccaataagagtttaattcattaggaaattttcagaattttgaCTGCAATTTGTTCTTTCTACTTTATACACCGGCATTGCTCCTTTGCTCCCTTTTTTAGCTCTTATCATCACACTATAAGAAGCAGAAGGGACCTGGTTCTGCTTCCGAACAGTGAATCTAGGATGACAGGTGCATAATTACCTAAGGTTTCCCTGAAGATTTCTTCAGAGCTGTCAGCTGTTCCTAAAACTACTCTAGCAAATACTTttccaattttgaaaattttgtcATTCAAACACTTTATTCACACCAACCAAGATTCTCCAATCCTTGGGTGATTTCGTAGCACTGGAAGTGAAGGCTCCTTCAGAAATGCATACTGTTATAAGCTTGAAGAAATCTGCTATAGACCAGAATATGAGTGTTGAATGGGTAATTATTCTAATTTGAAAAAGGAGAAACAGGTATAAAAAGAGATTACATGACTTATTAACAACTCCTTGCATTAGTTTAGCAATTTTACCTAATGGATTAAaacataccatatgatctgaGGCATAAAACACATTTTTGTGAGTTAACAGATATCCTTTGATAAGTAAAGACACGAGGGCTGCGAGTCACTTGCCTAAGGTGTCACAAATAGAAACTGATGTAGTTAGAAGTTGAACTCAGGTCTTCTGCTTCCCAGGCCACAGATCCTTTCCTTGTCAGACCCCAAGGCCCTTGCTACTTGAACACACAGCAGTCCCTAGCAACACAAACCAAAACTCGACTCGGTGCATTGTAGATGCTTACCTCGAAGTCTGTAGCAGATGAGTATACCATTGTCTGGAAGAGGAGTCCAGATATCATTTTCCGTGGTGGTCTAGATAGTCCCAGTGCACTCGACACATGAAAATTGAGGTGTGAATAACCATATAGTTGACATAATTGtgaataaaagtataaataataacAGATTGGGGGTGTTAGAGATTAAAATAGTTCAGGTGAGAATGTACGTTATTCAGCTTTCAAAAATGCATGTTAAAAATAATCTTGgtaaaaagtacaaataaaatcGATTTTAGGGTTCTGATTTCCTACAATAAATTTCCAATTTTCTTATCTAAAAATCTAAactatgatttcttttttctctcataGTGTTCCTTCACTATCAAACTTGATTTTGCCCTTGGAAAACCACTATTTTGTTGGTCAGCTTCCTTTTAAACATGATTTGATCATTAGAAGGCCTTCACTGCAGGAGTGATCTTGCGGAAGAATTGATGACCTTGGGAATTTGTATTTTCAAATACATAACCTGGAGGTGAAGAATAGCTAGCTGGGCagatttcttgtttctttggtgTATATGCTACAGAGTACATGGTTATATTGTCAAATGGAATAGAACTCTTAAGGGCAACATTTAAAGGTTTGCAACTCTCTGTTGGAATCAATTCATGTGGCACATAGTGAGATCTGAAAGTGCTTAAACCATCAAATTTTCCAGATGGGTTGGGAATCTGCTGCTGCCTTTTAATAATTCCTTGACGACAACTTTCCCATGCTGGAAAATCTTCCTTTGTGGTGCTTTTTCCTTGGAAAGgaaaattgttatttcttctgtgAGAAACTGGCCTGATGGGGGCAACACGGTTAACCTGATGCGGAACATAGTCGAGATGGCTGGTGCTATCTGACTGCATGGAACCTGCAGGGGGGACATACTCTGGAACTTTCTTAGCTTCAGGCGGGGGGATTTCCCATGGTTGAAAACTTTGACGAAATTCAGTGCTTCCTTCAAATGGAGACTTTTGGGTCACTCTGGGGTATGCAGGTCTGCAGATTTTTGCAGCTTCACCGATGAGACCCTGAAAGTCACACCGGTGAGTTGTGAGATTCTCAAAGGATTGGCCTGTTGGCTTGTAAACTTCCTTTGGTCTTGCAGGCTTGCATTCCAGCTGATGAGGTACATAATCCAGACGATGACTTGTGTCACCGTTAAAAGGGACTGTAGAACGTTTGACCACAAGGGGGGGTTTAAAACTTGGTGTAGGCTTTATTGCCTGAGGAACGAAGTCATCCTGAAACGTAGTTGAATTTCCAAATTTCACGGTAGGGGGATGGTAAGTTTCTTCCGGTTTACAAATTTCACTTTTTGGCATGTCCCAAGCTCTGTAATCatcttgaaaaatgaaaagagaaaagtttttaaatactGAAGAAAATAACCACATTCTAAAAATTATGATTTATTTCTCTCGTTGCCAAACACCCTTCTGATTTCTTTAGAAATCCTGAGCACTAGCATCAAGCACAAAGTTTCTCTGATTCCCCTTGGATTGGttggtttttcccttcatttccacCTGCCTATTCTTATCCCCCAGATGCTTCCAGATTCCTCTGATTACAACAAGGTAAAAGCGCATTTGAACCTGATTGTTGATAGTTTTCTAGAAACAAAAGGACTGTGTTTTGGCTCAGGACGGTAATGAGGAGATTATGGTTGAGTTCCCAGTCCTGGTTAGGATTTTCACTGTAACTCACAAGATGCTAATGTAAGCCATAAAACCTAGGGACCTGAACTTCAAACAAGGGCCCTGATATGCAGGCAAAAGGGATGTTGGAATGACTCTTCTCTGGAGGGACTcctcaaaggagagaaaatttcCATTATATGCTGGACGCCAACAGGACTTCTTGAGCAAAGATACTGGGTAACTTACTCTTCCTAAGACATCACTGGCTTCAACTTTCCTCCTCATGAGGGGGCTTTGAGGCAATCCCAACAAAGAGAGGGCATCTGAGGTCCAGGGACCTGAACTGAGTGGTTTGAAAAGTGTTTAGAGAATGTGTATAGAATTTAGAAGTGAATATCAGAGACAAAATCTGAGATATAGAGCTCAAACACTTCAAGCCTGCTTCTCTCAATTTACCTAGACCATGGATGGAAAATTGAAGTGCTTATATATTAACTCAGGGTTACTTAGACTTTTTATTTCTAGGTGAGAAAGGTGGTAAGCTAGAAAATACCACAGAATGGACTTCATCCAAAAATATGTATGTCTTagtaacaaaaattaatttataaaatacagaAGTTTGTTTCACAAGAAAAAGTATTAAGGCCTGGACTAAAGTCTATGCAACGCTTACTGTAACAGCCAAAACTCAAGTGCTGATGATGTGCCTAACCCCTTCCAAGAGAAAAATGCCTCACCCACAGACAGTTCTGCCAAGATGGCCAAGTTTTGGACCAAATGATTACTTCCACCACAAGCTCCTGATATTTGGATAAGAGTGGGCACCTTTAAAGTTCCAAGATTTTAAACAACATGGCAAGAAAAGATGAGCTAGGTCaagcatattctttttttttttttaagatttatttatctccccttcccctcccccaccccggttgtctgttctctgtgtctatttgctgcgtcgtctttgtcggcttctgttgttgtcagcagcacaggaatctgtgtttctttttgttgcgtcatcttgttgtgtcagctctccgtgtgtgcggtgccactcctgggcaggctgcactttctttagcgctgggcggctctccttaccgggcgcactccttgcacgtggggctcccctacgcaggggacactcctgtgtggcagggctctccttgcactgcgcatcagcactgcaactgggccagctccacaggggtcaaggaggcccagggtttgaaccgcggacctcccatgtggtagacggacgccctaaccactgggccaagtccgccgcccaagcATATTCTTGTTCTTGTgaacctgaatttttaaaaaaagagtcaaaTAGAAAATGGGAGAAGGGTCTAAAGATACCTAAAGTAGAGGTATGGCAAGATGAAGTTGTATCCAAGGCAGACTTGTAAGGGAAAAggaattagggaagcagatttggctcaatggatagagtgtccgcctaccacctgggaggtccagggttcaaacccagggcctcctgacctgtgtggtgagctggcccacacgcagtgctgatgcacgcaaggagtgccgtgccatgcaggggtgtcccccgcttaggggagccccatgtgcaaggagtgtgccccataagaagaggcACCTcaatgcgaaaaaagcacagcccgcccaggagtggcgccgcacatacggagagctgacacagcaagatgatgcaacaaaaagagacacagattcccagtgctgctgacaagaatacaagcagacacagaagaacacacagtgaatggacacagagaacagatggctGGAGGTAGGGGGAGAGGAgagatatatattaaaaaaaatctttaaaaaaaaaaaagaaaaggaattataAATAGGCAGAAGAGACCAGTTAGAAGAGTGGCAGTAAAAGCAGATGTGTAACGGGAAGAgaagatactgtaagagaaacCACGCAGTTCATGGTAGAGATGGAAGGAGTGGTTCTTTCCTCAAGCTTCCTCTGTACCTGACTGCTTTCCATTTCCAGTTCACAGGAAGTTTTACCACTGACCCTCTTTTTCTTGAGGTATCATGAAGGAATTCCTGTTCTCTGTAACCTAATGTACCGAATTATAATACTATTTTGCAGTAATTAAAAGGAAATCATAGATATTATTGGTCTATAGTTTCACACAATCATACGGGGAGAGCCCTTGCTGCCAAAATGACTGAGGAAAAGAGGATCGTTTCATGAGAAGAACTAAACAGAAGAGAATATTTCTCCCTCGCAAAACTAACTTTGGtttccaaaaaagaatagaatatggaGATCGAGAGACAAATTTTGACAGCATACATTAGCATGAATATCACTTCCAGATAATTGCAGAAAATTGATCCTCCCCCTACCACGATTATGCCTATGCTCATACTTCTGGAATATTTATTCTAGCAATGcctttaaaacataatctttattAACATCATCTGTGTTTTACAAAAAAAAGCTATTGCCACCTGTagcggtttgatatggttatgaattccaaaaatagatattggattatgtttgttttctggt from Dasypus novemcinctus isolate mDasNov1 chromosome 3, mDasNov1.1.hap2, whole genome shotgun sequence includes:
- the SAXO2 gene encoding stabilizer of axonemal microtubules 2, coding for MRTRCLCQICTCGRHRCPHGTTRIYENSGMPFLTTEYLEKYPMYGNVHPPQSLKPKQELQTCRGKMEGITTFKSDYRPFEIVKQPRHVPEEYKPNHGEIDLGTTYKQDFNSYKVQPVAIVRPLERQQVKKGKLDTVPTYKDDYRAWDMPKSEICKPEETYHPPTVKFGNSTTFQDDFVPQAIKPTPSFKPPLVVKRSTVPFNGDTSHRLDYVPHQLECKPARPKEVYKPTGQSFENLTTHRCDFQGLIGEAAKICRPAYPRVTQKSPFEGSTEFRQSFQPWEIPPPEAKKVPEYVPPAGSMQSDSTSHLDYVPHQVNRVAPIRPVSHRRNNNFPFQGKSTTKEDFPAWESCRQGIIKRQQQIPNPSGKFDGLSTFRSHYVPHELIPTESCKPLNVALKSSIPFDNITMYSVAYTPKKQEICPASYSSPPGYVFENTNSQGHQFFRKITPAVKAF